The Oryza glaberrima chromosome 5, OglaRS2, whole genome shotgun sequence DNA segment GACATTGATCTCCAATGTGGAAGCTGCATTTGAAGCCATGAAGCTTTCAACCCATTGCCGAGGCTAGCACCTGTACCAATGAAGGCGGTCACAAGGTGCGAAGCAGGGATAAGGGCAAGAAGGGGAGGAACCCAACCAAGCCCTATGGATAGCAGGACCAAAGGTGCCACAGGTGTGGCGCCTGGGGACATCGGTCTAGAATATGACGTGAATTTGTGCATACCCTTTGGTGTCTCAATGCCATAGCCATCTGCACCATCACCCCCACCAGCAGTAGTGGAGGATGATGAGCGGGTGATCATTCACATTAACCATAAAGGCTACCTCACCGGACTTTAGCACCTAGTtatcctttgattttttttttcttgaataaattaaataagaacTCTATTGAATAATGGTTGTAAGCTCTATGAGAGCaaacttatttgatttttatgcATGACAATATTTATCAATTATGGCATTTTGTTCTATGATTAAGTCTCGTTTACTTATATATCTCATCTCATAGAACGCGTGTGGAGCCTAACATGGAGGAAGTTTGCATTGTGGATAGTGGTAACACAAACACAAAATTAGAAGAAACACGATACTTCCAGACCATAAAGAAACAGGCTGGGACTATCATGACTGGTTGGCATGATAGAATAGGCCATCCATAGTTGGATCAATTAGAGCCACTATCGTACTCCGCATGGGTACTACACTAAATTGAAGAAGCACTATTGTACCCAGAATCCACAAGAACTCTTAAGTTTCAAAGACATTCGTGCAAACAGTTTTCACGTAGAAACCAGTGATGAGAACAGTAAGGAATACCTACTCATCACAAATTAAAGCACGCGGAATGTGAGAAAAGTATCATGGAGAAACTTCCTCGATTAGTAACAGGGTTATACTACACAAGGATACGAACATCTGCAATGTTCATTACCCTCAAGACTATGTTTAGAAATTCTGAATTATTTTCCCTTTGGCATGACAGAATAGGCCATCCATGTCTTAGAATGATGAGAAATATTATTAACAACTCGCAAGGACATAATATCAACGTGAAAAAATTTCTGAATCAAGAAGATTTCATGTGCCATGTATGTGCCACTGGGAAATTGATCACCAGACCATCCATATGCAAAGTGAAGGATGAAATCCCTATATTCCTGGCACGAATAAGGGGGACATATGTGGCCCTATACAACCCCTGTCAGGGCCGTTTAGGTACTTCATGGTGCTCATTGATGCTTCCTCAAAATGGTCGCACGTGTGCCTACTGTCAACACGTAACCATGCCTTTGCAAAACTGATATCGCAAATCACCCAAATTAAGAATAATTTTTCTGACCATCGTGTGCATTCCATTCGAACAGACAATGCTAGTGAATTTACTTCAAAAGCATTTGATTAGAAAGTAGatagaagtgagtggtggagggttgtgattggatgagtagtggaggtaggtgagaaaagtgaatggtggagggttgagattggttgggaagagaatgttggtggagaagttgttatattttgggacaaatcctgagggttaaagttgttatattttgggacggagggagtatgtgtctATATTCATCTCTATAATtggatttttgttctttttggaTGGAGCACACAGATGCAACTGCCAAGTGAGATTCCGTTCTGCACTTGCATAGCGCCATACGTATACGGCCGGCCGGTGACCGAAGGCTGTCTGCCTGTGTGTACAAGCGCCTGCAATCTGGTCTGCCATCTTCTCGAGCGGGCCAAAAGTGGCTAGTAGCCCATGCATCCTGAGTTATTTGGCCCAATACTCCCAAGCGGCCATTGAGCCATAATAGAGGAGGCAAAATGGCTTAGCCCGAGCCACAACCTCTAGATATGGCACATAGGGCGGCCTAGAAACAGCGACGGAGGAGCTTTTCGTCGAGACTATCACGGCCCACCGCTCCTCGATCCCCGTCACCCACGAACCCCACTGTCGCCACCGCTCCAACCATCTTCTCGCTGGAAATGCGGCGCCCCTCGATCTAGAGGTCCTGGCTCCGGCTAGCCATTTTGCCTCCTCTGTTATGGCTCAAtggcgaaaaaaataataataagttaTGGTTGATACTTTGCTATTCATTATCACTATTATTTCACAACGGGAAAGCCAAACGAATTTCTTCACAGGACCTGGGTTGTTTAAGTCAATTGCGCTTACAGCTTATGTTGCATGGTTTCTCTCTGACAAATAAAGTTGATTTCGCCTGATTTGCTAACATCCTTGTGCATTTTGCAGTTATATTCAAGAAAGTCAGATGGTGACTCTACATCTCCAGATACATGTGGGACCAAATGGCTAACAGACATCATTCTCAGAAAAGATCCGACAATGCATTTAGTAGTATAATGGTTGGGAtccaaaaattaatttaaatgaAATCGGTATTCCTACGGATTTAGCTTTGAACTTGGTTGTTTATGAGCAAGTTAGTTCTTGCAACTTTGAAACCATAAAtttaagggttaattggatccataccacTGTAATTTTGCCATATTAGAAAAATGCGAAATCTGTTGAGTGCCACTGGAACTTTGTaaaattagatccatgccaccgccgtcgcatTTTCCATCCATCGCCGTCACTCctgtgtgggacccacacgtcagctccatcctcttcctccatcccctctcttctccctttcccatctctctccggCAAACAACAACAGCATGTGGTCGgcgaacagcagcagcaggtggccgGCAACAGCACCGATCGAGCTCCGACGCCCTTCACAGTTGTCTGCACCAAAGACTCGTGCTTCGCAGCTCTTTGCCCAACACCAAAAATTAAATCTCACCGCCGCCAAGAAATCCAGGTCCAATCTCTTATTTGCTTTGATGATTTGCAATCACGTGGATGTTCTTTGCTGATCGTACAATCGTTGGCCCTGCTGTTCGAGTTGGCCCACGACGACGACAGCCACCACGCCGACGATGaccacgacgatgacgagggcGGCACTGCAAGAAAGCAGCAGCCGCAGAGGCCGTCGACCAGCTGGTGGCGGCCACCACGCCGGCGAGCCAGCTGCAGATGGACTACACCAGGACCAGCTCTGGAACGACATCGCAGCGGCGGAAGCCGACACAAGATACgacgcaacggcggcggcgatggcctcgCCACCATCGCTGGTCTGGGAATTCTACGGCGGCGTTCGtggccctcgccgccgttgtcggccggctgctgctgctgccaccaccaccggtcacctgctgctgttgttcgccggagagagatggggaagggagaagagaggggatggaggaagaggatggaGCTGACGTGTGGGTTCCACATTAGAGTGACGGTGATGGATGGAAAatgcgacggcggtggcatggatccaattttaCAAAGTTCCAGTGGCACTTAGCAGATTTCGTGactagtagtggtatttttctaatatggcaaaattgcagtggcatggatccaattaaccctaaatATAAAGTGCAACTTGCGCCTTCTTACCAAGGAAGTACTGTTTGTCCGCCGAAATGGGAAGCTTATTTTGGTTCGGAAGGCAAACAAGTTAGAAATTGGTGATCTTGTTCTTGTAAATAGGCCGTCTTCAGTTCATCAACATTCTCTTACTGCCCTATCTGCAAAGCTTCTGCCAATTCAATCTGCCGTGGCAATCAACCCTATGTGACGTGACCCTTTCAAAGGAGACTTTGATGGGGACTGTTTTCATGAATATGTACCCTGATCCTAAAGAGTTAAGCTTGATGGGCTAGTTAGTTTAAGCAGCCAACTGTTAAATGCTTAACATGGACGAAGTTTGGTGTCATTAACACATGACTCCCTAGCTGCTGCATATCAATTAAGAGTATCTCTAACAGCCTCTTCAAATTGGACTCTCCAAACACccatatagccaactctccatctgaTTTAGCTAGTCAAACTAGCTACtcactccaacagcctctccatctacCATCCCTATTATAAGTCTATGATAAATAGGACCTATATGTCAGCCTCTGCtatctttttccttctctgctCTTAGACGCACATCCATAGAATTGCCCACAATCGAGACACAATCATGAcctaaaaaaaccaaaaagaagGGGAAGAAAATGTTCTTTGTGAGCCTGTTTACTGTCATGTAAAACACCTCAACTAATTTCAAACGAGACATCTGTTTCAGCAACAGGCAGATTGGCCTGCCAAACTGTATCATTCAGAAATTCAGAGCAAAGCTCCATTTCTTCAGAAAATTAAAAGGTGTACATGTGGAGATCGAGTCGTCCATGATATGAACATTTCGCGAGCTGACGACATGAACTCCGGTGGTGTCCGGGCTGTCCTCCGGCGAGGTTATCCTCATGTAGTTGGCCTTAACGTGTGAGCACCTGGTGAACGTCAGGTGGCTCTCATGGCTGTTCTTCAGGGTGTTCCCCATCACGCTGATACCCTGACAATCCTCAAAGTGCAGCGCCCGCAAATTCTCCATCTTTTTGGTCCAAATCCTCTGGAGCTAGACGAAATCTCTGATCAAATCGGaccacaaaaaaataaactctcACCTTTGGAGCAGCCTGGATAGTGCAATTATGCAGAGGCAAAGAACAAGAGAGAGAAAACACCattgttcagaacttcagaatAATTCACATCTTCTGTATTGCGAAAGCACCATTAATTGATGGGGATTACCTCGGTCGAGTTGTGCTTTGCCTTGCACGCCCGCGCCCACCACCGGTGGCCACGGCCATAGATGACATCACCGCCACTCAGCGTCAGGTCGCTGACGCCGACGAAGTGGAGCCAAttgccaccaccatcgccgccatccGGCCACTCGTCGGGGCTctccggcggcgagcgaggtggtggtgggctcgggggcgccgcgccgtcaccagcggcggcaggcgcgggcggcATCGTCGAATGCTCTATCGTcgacggcgcggaggacggCAGACGAAGCGAGAGGGAGCCGCAGAGGTAGGAGATGGGGAGTAGGAATGTGTGGGGCCCATAGTTGGCTAGTCACTTTTGgctagccaaatttggctagtggagGGAAGGTCTTGGCTAGCCAGATGGCTTAGCCATCCGGTTGGAGAGGCGGTTGGAACACGTTTTTTTGCTAGAATAGCTAAATTTTGGTTTGGAGAGTGAaatagagaggctgttggagatgctttaACAAGTGTAGATGTGCTTAAGATAGGCAAAGTTTGGTGTCATTAACACATGACTCCCTAGCTGCTGCACATCAGTTAACAAGTGCAGACAGATATTTTCTTACAGAAAGCTGAATTTCAACAATTTCAAATGTTACGCTCTTCTGTAGCTGAATTTCAACAATTTCAAATGTTATGTTCTTTTGTCTCACCGACATCAGAGCCATCAGTAGTTAAATCTGCAAACTTTCAAGGTATTTTTTGGACTGGTAAGCAAAACCTAGACGTTACCGCTGGGAAGTATTGGGCCAAATGACTCAGGTTGAATGGGCTAATGAACTTCCtcatttttcttcctctttccttTCTTCGATGTGGTTTGCTCTAATATCTCATTAACATCAATAACTTTCAATCAACTGGTTGAATACACAAATATCGCAATCAACTGATTAAATACATAGAATGACTCGAAGAAGAGCCATTTCCTATTTATACAAGGAAATAATATATGTCATTGAGATGCCAACAAGCTCATTCTATTTTCATTGTGTTGTCATGCATACAATGAGGGGGAGAATAAGCAATACGATGAGCCTCACACAAATTAGCTGACATACTGATTTGACCGTGTGCTGCGAGCAGCCAATGGTCCGTAGCTCACATCTCGAACCCCAATTTTTTTTGAGCTGGGGTCAtggaaagatatatatataaagatgaGATTTTGGGGCTAAAATTTTATACAGTTCGATTGCAGTTTGGGGCTAGGGGTTGATGTAAAATGATGGACTGTAGACTACATATATAGATCTGGCATATAACAAAGTCGCATGTTTTTTTGGTTGATGGAAGAAATTCATAAAAACCGGTCGAAAACCGCTagaatttgaacaaaattcagaaaaaaataatttgaattccTGACAATAAAATCCAATTAAAATTACTCAATACCTGAAAGGTCAAAATTTTTCCATTTGTTCTCTTTTGACAGACTACAGCGGAATTTCGATAATTCCTTTCGGGTACTGAGTAATTTAAGTAGATTTTATTGTTAGAaattcaaatcattttttttcctgaattttgttcaaattataGCGGTTTTCGACCGGTTTTCATGAATTTCTTCCAGCTAGTCCATAACCAAAAAAACATGCCACTTTGCTATATGCCAGATCTATATATGTAGTCTGCAGTCCACCAATTTACATCAACCCCTAGTCCCCGAACTACAATCCAACCACACAAAATTTGAGCCCCGAAATCTCATCTTTACACCTACTTTTTCTTCCCGTCACCCCAAGCTCCTTTACACCTACTTTTTCTTCCCGTCACCCCAAGCTCCAAAAAATGTGGGTTCCGAATCTATATGTTAGCTAATTTGTGTGAGGTTTATCGTATTACTTATTCTACCCTTTGGTTTAGAAGATGTGAAAGTGTTCTCCCCTTTGGTTTAGAAGATGTGAAAGTGTTTAGAAGTCATGAACCAAGTGTGAGAACTATATCATTGTATGCATGACAACACAATGAAAATAGAATGAGCTTATTGGCATCTCAATGACATATATTATTTGCCAATATAAATAGGAGATGTCTATTCTTCGAGTCATTCTTATCGATTCTAATATTTGTGTATTTAACCAGTTGATTACTATATTTGTGTATTCAACTAGTTGATTGAAATTTATTGATGGCGATGAGATATTACAGCAAACCACATCAAAAGAAAGAAGGAGGCGGGGAAGCTCTGGTCAGCTGCGACTAAGAAAAGGGTTCGCATGATCCTGTCCGTTGTAAAGATCGACGATCCCGTCCGCTGTAAAGATCGACTGAGAAACAGATCTTTAGAAGGTGTTCATATGAGAGTAATTTCGTGCCACCGCTCCTGACTACCTCGGCCTTGGTGGCTCGTCATTCCGACTCCTACTCTAATCAAATCAGTTACTCCCACCCGATATAATGAACATAGTTTCATTGTTATCCTTCTCAAATGTAAATGTTGTTGCGATATAATGAACATAGTTTCATTGTCATCCTTCTCAAATGTAAATGTTGTTGCGAGAATCCTCCGTCAGATCACATCCCTCTGCAAGACGGAAAAGATGGGCCGGCGTCAAggtctccgtctccgtctcccataataataatagaaaGGCGGAGGGTCTCCGTTGAGGGAGTAGAGGAAGATCTCCTCCAATGGCGTCAGCCCAACGAAGAGGTGAGATCCGGACCAGGTTGCGGGAGGTGAAGAAGCGCCAACCCGTTGCTCGTGCCGTCGCCGTAGGAGGTGAAGGATTACAGGGTCGAGTTCAAGTTCACCAAGTTACCGGCTTGGTGCGCCGCGCTCGCAGAGGATTCATGGAGGTGGACTAGACTACTTCGCCAAGAGCCAATCAGGCAGTGAGCTAGAAAGCACTGGAGGAGGTGTTGGGAAGGATCGTTATCATCCTTCCCACACCGACTGTGACGATGAAGGTTGGAATCTAGTAATAATTTCCCGATTGATCAACAGAAAGAAACTAATTTGTGAATGAACAAACAATTCAGCACTGTATTATACGACATTGTGCTTCTGATCCTTTCTATGTCTGGCAGAAATTTTAAGCGTGTTATGTTTTGATCAACTGCCATTCTCTTCTTAACTGCTTTGACAACTGCTTGGATTACACACTGTTGGGTATCCTCTGTTGTCAGCGAtcagatttttttcccctcttgttGCAGGAAGCCTCTCTTATATGAGCTTATATAAAACCTCTTGTTGCATGAAGCCTAAAAGCAAAGTCCAATCTTTTACTAATTGGTGTGGTTAAGGCTGTGAACGAGATAATGATTTATGGAGTTATAGTATTATCATCAGAACTCATAGTTGGAATTGCAACTAAATAAGCTTTTGTGATGTTCAAAGCATAACTTTTCAGATGTTAGATGGAACTAATATCCTAAGGCTATCAATTAAGATCTATATTTTTCCCCTGAAGGGTGTGCTGTGAGCTGAATATTTGTGTCCCTGAACTAATGTTGGTGTAGTGCAGATATACATCTGGCGTATGTAAGGACTGCATGTTaatttctctgaaattttctgaaTATTGATTTGGGGAAACATTTTGTTTTTGGTCTGGATAGCCGAAATTTTATCTGTTGTCCCCAAGAAGCTATATCATTGCCAAAATACAGAGGATCAGACTTATTCAGAACTATCTCTCCATTGCCAAATTAGCTTACAGCCATGCCGCACCTCTGACAGTTACTTGCCTAATTAACTAGACAGTCACATGGCACCTTTTAACAAATTAGCGGACACAGCGCATTGTTATGAATAATTTGCACCCATGGTTAATTCTGAATAATTTGGCACATTATTCAGTATACAAGTGACATGCAAGTGGGTCTCAGACATCATTATTCAgtaccttcttcttcttcttcttcctgtgATCTTCTTCACGCCTCTTTGTACTCTCTGCCGCAACCCTGCTGGCCCATGCCCGATGATGCGAGGAGCTTGTTCTGAATTATCACAGCATGTACATGTACTGATAGACAGATTAAATGATCAAGCAAATAACCAATCAGAAGAAGCATGCGACAATCCAGTAGAACTATGCAAGTCTTCAATCACTTAGCACCTACAATGCCTAAACATCACCTTCCAACAAAGATAACAACACATGAAATCTAGTAGCTTTGATTTGTATCAGCAgtactaaaaattaaaaaatatcgtGAGAAGCTTTCATTGTGCAGCAATTCTATCAATTCTAGAAGGCAAGAAGTTTAACTAAAAATTAAACTTCAGATAGAGCAAAGGTCCCATCTCTGTCACAAAATTCAGATAGAGTAAAGAGTCTAGCTCTAAGATGGTGCTATCTAATCAAGAAGCCTAGAATTTCTTGCGATGATCCTCCCTCTGTGTCGATGGCAAGGTTGTGAAGGCCAAAATCTGGGACAAACTAACCAAGAAGAGTACACCTCTCTGTCCCTTTTATCCTGTGATGTTTCTCCTGTGTAATTAGCATGTTTCTCCTGTGATATATGGTAAACTGGCGTTCCCTCCTTGTCTGAACATTTTGTTGTGATGTGAGAGTATTTATTTAGCTTGGCAATCATGCATGATTCAGTAGCTAGATCGATCTTGATAGCCGTATATCTGAGTTGGATTAGCTGAGGTATGAGATCGATTGGGCTCACAGATGTATTGCAATAAAGAATCACAATGTACTTTTGTTGCAATACTAGCATTTCAGCTTAACCCAAATactaatagtagtagtacttcaTATGTTTTAGAGCAGAAATACAATTTGAGAATTTTGTTTTGTGTCATTGTGTGTCCACCTAATTGTCATTGTGTGAGCCCCACACTTAGCAACAGCACACCCTTTGCTAGTGCCAAATTATATAAGAACCATGCATAGTTTTAGTCACATGCATGAAATTTGAAAGCACATATATATGAGATGAGAACACACTTGATTAGGTTGTCCTCTCTTTTCATGGCATTGTCATATAGAGAGAAGTACATGCCccataattaattttttagGATGCTTTTATGGACCAAATAAAACAAAGCTTTAACCAAACTAGGACTTGTGTAGTTTTCTTAACATCATGATACTAGGACTTGTGATTCTTTCAAAGTATTTATAGTTTATTTGTACCTTATGTTATTTTAGGAAGTTTGCAAGTATGTCTGTAAATGTATCTGAGGGTTATGGGATCGGTAATTCTTTAGAAGATTTGTCCTTGCAAGTATCACATGGTAAAAGATCAAAAGTGTGGGAGTTCTTTGAGCAAGATTTGGTAGTAATAGATGTTGTCCCAAGGCGGTGTGTATGTATTGCTCGGTGAAATtaacttgtcacaaaaaatcTGAAACTTGTAGCCTTAGAGCCCATATTGTTGAGTCGTGTCCATCAATTAGTGAAGAGGATAGAAAGAGATTTTTGTCCACATTGAAGACACAACCTTTAGAAGAAAACTTTACATTTGATCTGCAAAGAAGTAGGGAGTTGCTCTCAAAATTTTGCATCCACGCTGAGGTTCCATTTCGAAAGTTTGAAGATCCCCTACTTTGAAGAATATGTCCACTGTTGACGGTTGTTAAGTACCAAATTCTCGCCATCAATACatgcataaaaccataaataaaaaacatccaacatagtggtagggtttatttctaacaatttccacgagtgttgatgtatattcatatgcaggtgacaaactcCTAAATTGACGATcaaatatacatgaaggaggaGGATAATCAAACTCATATCCAAATTTATGGAGTTTTGGGCCaaaaacccaattaaacaccttCAAATGGGCCAAACATCCATACCAATAGAATGAGGGGCCCAAAATAAGCGCCCAGGACGAAAACTGGGCCAACAGAGCCGGCCAGGGTTCTGTATAACCCTGACAGAGGCCGCTGGCCCTGGCCCAGGTTGCATTTGGTAGCATACCACTCCCGAATGACAATTATAAACGTTTTCACCGGTGGAAACCGTCATAAAATTGACACTTGGCACATGGAGGATGAAGATGCCCATTGGATGCCATGGAGgatctccacactcccaagcaAGCTCACACTATAAATACCACTCTCCTCCCTTATTCTCACACACACCAAGATgtagagctgaattacaagaggctctaagtGTACTTTAGGCTCTTTATATGTTCTATAGTATACTTAGAATAGGGAGGGAGTAAAGTAGAATAAGTCAGAGGAATTccagagttgtcggtaatcctctccCTATTCTTGTACTTTGTTAATTACGCTGGttcaatagaaatatcattctgagaaattaagatttgcttagtgagaattatatcttggttagttcctaattagcatgcgggatcattgttcactatagtccattaatttatagtgattgctttagtgtttggccggcactagagtagttattaattacgtAGACGCGGTGTCTACGTAATTAATTTCCGGTGGTTGCTTCGTATCCTACAGTAGGTTTGAgatgggtgtagaggtggtgatagccctTAATTAAACTGAAGTCCTCTCTGTCCGGGTAAGCAATAGAGCCATATCTGGGAGTAGCGGGCTGGCCAGTATTTGAAGTATATATCTGGGAGTAGcgggctggccagtttttgaaGTATCACGTTAGGATTAAATTACGCTTTCCGTAGTCATTGTCTCTCACTAATAAATCCTCTCTACCATTTGCCTATCTTTGTTTCGTGTCCTTTATCCCAGGTggagtgctacatcggtatcttCCGTACGCTTATGGATTTTATCTATGaagttaagaaataccaatatcCACTCATTACATGTGACGTTGAGAAATACCAATATCCACTCATTACAGCCAACTTATAAAGTTATTGGGTGTCAAACAATACATAATGATGCACTCAATTTATTTGAGAAAATGAAGCTAGATACTTGATTTGATTTCCAAAGCATAGGTTCTCATATTTGCCTAACTTCGGATATATGGACATCAAACCAAAACTTGGGATATATGGGTGTTACTATGCCTTATATcgattcaaatttcaatttgaaGAACAATAGCTATGAAAAATGTGAAGTACCCACACACAACAATTGCCTTGAAGAGGCTATCAACAGGTCTGACAAAGTGGAACATTAAGGAAAAAGTATTCACACTAGCATTGGATAATGCATCAAACAACACTTCTGCAAGTGGCCTATTGCAATCAAACTACAAACATGATTTGCTTTTTGAAGGTGAGCATTTACATGTGAGATGTCGTGCTCACATATTGAATATCTTGGTTCAAGATGGAATAGCACCGATCAATGATGCTATATTCAAGATACGACACCTTATTTTGCACATAGCCTCTTCACCTTCACGTTTACAAGTGTTCGGGATTACAAGTGAAAAAATCTTCCCACAAAACATGGCCTCACTATCAGTGGTGgaggacaaaaaaaataagaggtaTGGCATGAATATGTTGAAATAaacacaaacaagaaaaaagagaaaaacatttGTTGTTATAGAAATGCATGTTATTATGGACACGAATTAGATTCAACTAGCAAGAGGGCATCAACTAAGTAAAACATTTGgaatatataaattattcaCCAGAAATATTTTAAACAATGAAGATTGGGCCCACCAATCACGCTAAGTTGTAGAGCATAGATAATTTGTTAAAACAAAGAGCAAGCTAGATATGTACATTTGAGATTGATGGACCAAGTAAAGAAAAACAAGAGCAATGCAAGTATGTAGAAAACTAGTGATTCGGCTCGTACCACTAGTTGGCTACAAATTAACAGAGCATATGATACAGCTATTGCCTGCGGTGCGGTCCGGCAGCCTGCGTCCGCGGACTGTTGTCCCAGCCGACGCAAGGTATGGCGTGTGCCATATCTTGCCCTATCGAGCGGTCCACCACTGCTCACTACCGATGTAGAACATCAATGGAACTCAACGTTCGACATGGTCGACGATGCTGTAAAGTACAGAGTTGTTTTCAATGCATATGCAAGTTAAAAGGGAGAAGAGGCACCCACTGATGATGTTTTGTAACAATGTCGAAGCAATTTCTGCTTTCTTGAGGGCTTTTGAAGATGCAACAAAGGTGGTATCAGCACATAACAAAGCCACATTACATATGTTTCTACACATTGTTTTGTGCATTAATCACGCTCTTGAAGAAGCGGAGTGTCACTCTGATAATGCTATATTGAGAGAGTTGGGAAGGAAGATAAGAGACAAATTTGGCAAGTATTGGGAGAAAGATTACAATGTAGTGCTTCTAATTGCTGCAGTGCTAGATCCGTCTAGAAGATTGTTTTATTTAGAGTGGATATATGAGAAGACTTGTGTCACCTTGAGCGAGGTCAACAAGCTTGTTGACATTGTTAAAAAATGCATGAAGAAATACTATGACGAATATGAAAGCTTGTTAGGAAAGATGATTCACAACAATGGCCTAGGCTACTGAAGCGTCTCGTATCTTGGATTCACCTGTTCTTGGAAAAAGGAAGCTTGAAGAATAATTTAATGAATATAGGTCAATAAGAAGAAATGGTTCATGGCATGGTGCAAAGTCTACGATTGAATGATACTATGAGGATGAGCTGGATAATAGTATCGATGGTGTTCTACTATGGTGGAAGCAAAATGCACAAAAGTACCCAATATTATCACTCATGACCAGAGATTTCCTCGCTGTACCACTTAGCACGATAGTGTTCTACTATATGGTGGAAGCAAAATGCAGAAAAGTACCCAATATTATCACTCATGGCCAGAGATTTCCTTGCTGTACCACTTAGCACGGTACCATGTGAATCCGTATTTGGCTCCGATGGTAGAATTGGGATACACGGAGCTCCCTAACTTCTGAAATGCTAGAGGCTTTGGTGTGCACAAAGGATTGGATAGCTAAACTTCAAAAAGGTACAatgatactatttttttaaaatta contains these protein-coding regions:
- the LOC127774860 gene encoding uncharacterized protein LOC127774860, whose amino-acid sequence is MPPAPAAAGDGAAPPSPPPPRSPPESPDEWPDGGDGGGNWLHFVGVSDLTLSGGDVIYGRGHRWWARACKAKHNSTEAAPKVRVYFFVVRFDQRFRLAPEDLDQKDGEFAGAAL